In Nicotiana tabacum cultivar K326 chromosome 19, ASM71507v2, whole genome shotgun sequence, one DNA window encodes the following:
- the LOC107799729 gene encoding protein NRT1/ PTR FAMILY 4.5-like has protein sequence MEEGKSTDYNSVISSKTKGKGGFRATTFIYGLFGLENMGFIAIMVSFGLYFSFVMGFDLTGSANTLTNLMGSTFLLSILGGFISDTYINRYHTVLIFGPFEILAFALITIQAHYKSLQPECVVPNCISGWKAVFFYASLCCFALGSGGVRGALPALGADQFDQKDPKEAKALGRYFNLVLLSSVIGGAFGVTFVVYVSTTKAWWKGFLISLVGTALGFIFFAFGKPFLRLQRPAGSPLTRIFQVIVVTIKNRNLQIPENSDELYEINEKESDSSQQKLAHTKQFRFLDKAATLPKTVEATPWTVCTVTQIEEVKVLTRMLPIIASTIIMNTCMAQLQTFSVAQGYRMNRFIKKFEVPAPSVPAIPLIFMCILIPIYDMFFVPFARKITKHPSGITQLQRVGVGLVLSIVSMAVAALVEIKRKHHSLQNPLKPIHLAWLGFQYAIFGIADMFTLVGLLEFFYKEAPAGMRSLSTSFTWISISLGYFLSSVLVEIINSVTKRRAPSKKGWLVGLDLDQNNLHLFYWFLAILSGLNFLNYLFWASWYKYKTDEIVEPKPIIGDSISLSKSMSVSRVPLLKPSDNASAMPIIEECSNGHTEEANENSSAVPKV, from the exons ATG GAGGAGGGTAAAAGCACAGATTATAATTCTGTGATTTCAAGCAAAACTAAAGGAAAAGGTGGATTTAGAGCTACCACCTTCATCTATG GTTTGTTTGGATTAGAAAACATGGGGTTTATTGCAATCATGGTGAGTTTTGGATTATACTTCAGTTTTGTGATGGGCTTTGACCTCACTGGCTCAGCTAATACTCTCACTAACTTGATGGGCTCGACGTTCTTGCTCTCCATTCTCGGTGGCTTCATTTCTGATACTTACATCAACAGATACCACACTGTCCTAATTTTTGGACCTTTCGAAATTCTA GCATTTGCACTGATAACAATCCAAGCTCATTATAAGAGTTTGCAACCAGAGTGTGTGGTGCCAAATTGCATATCAGGATGGAAAGCTGTATTTTTTTATGCATCACTTTGCTGCTTTGCATTAGGGAGTGGTGGGGTTAGGGGAGCATTGCCCGCATTGGGTGCTGACCAATTTGATCAGAAGGATCCAAAGGAGGCTAAGGCTCTTGGGAGATACTTCAATTTGGTATTGCTTAGTTCTGTGATTGGTGGGGCTTTTGGAGTTACGTTTGTTGTCTATGTTAGCACAACTAAAGCTTGGTGGAAAGGTTTTCTCATCAGTTTGGTTGGTACTGCACTTGGttttattttctttgcctttggaAAGCCTTTCTTGCGCCTTCAACGTCCTGCTGGAAGCCCTCTTACTAGAATTTTTCAG GTTATCGTTGTGACAATCAAAAACCGAAATCTACAAATACCAGAAAACAGTGACGAGCTGTATGAGATTAATGAGAAAGAATCAGACTCATCACAGCAAAAACTTGCACATACTAAACAATTCAG GTTCTTAGACAAAGCTGCAACCCTTCCTAAAACAGTTGAGGCCACTCCCTGGACAGTTTGTACTGTGACACAAATTGAAGAAGTGAAAGTGTTAACAAGAATGTTGCCTATCATAGCTAGTACAATTATAATGAACACATGTATGGCCCAACTCCAAACATTCTCAGTCGCACAAGGCTATCGAATGAACCGTTTCATTAAAAAGTTCGAGGTACCAGCACCCTCAGTGCCCGCGATCCCATTAATCTTCATGTGTATTCTCATCCCAATTTATGACATGTTCTTTGTCCCCTTTGCTCGAAAAATCACCAAACATCCCTCGGGGATCACTCAACTCCAACGCGTTGGGGTCGGGCTAGTCCTATCGATCGTGTCCATGGCTGTGGCTGCCTTAGTTGAGATCAAAAGAAAGCACCATTCCTTGCAAAATCCATTGAAGCCTATTCATCTAGCTTGGCTAGGATTTCAATATGCTATTTTTGGAATAGCTGACATGTTTACTTTAGTGGGCTTGCTTGAATTTTTCTACAAAGAAGCACCTGCTGGAATGAGGTCTTTATCCACTTCATTTACATGGATTTCAATTTCTTTGGGTTACTTCTTGAGTAGTGTACTTGTAGAAATTATCAATTCAGTGACTAAAAGAAGAGCACCAAGCAAGAAAGGATGGTTAGTGGGGTTAGACTTGGATCAGAATAATTTGCACCTCTTCTATTGGTTCTTGGCTATTCTAAGTGGGCTCAACTTTCTGAACTACCTGTTTTGGGCCTCTTGGTACAAGTACAAAACAGATGAGATTGTGGAGCCCAAGCCCATTATAGGTGATTCTATCAGCTTGTCCAAATCAATGTCTGTGAGTAGGGTGCCATTGTTGAAGCCCAGTGACAATGCATCAGCAATGCCTATAATTGAAGAATGCTCAAATGGGCACACTGAGGAAGCTAATGAAAATTCATCAGCAGTGCCTAAAGTATGA